A portion of the Corynebacterium rouxii genome contains these proteins:
- a CDS encoding acetyl-CoA hydrolase/transferase family protein: protein MSDRIANAQLRGKVMSAEEAAQFVNHGDKVGVSGFTGAGYPKALPTAIAERAKEAHARGDEYMIDLFTGASTAPDCDGVLAEADALRFRTPYQSDPILRSKINDGTTLYADYHLSESGIYVEQGFFGQMNVAIVEAVRITEEGHIVPSSSVGNNVEYLDNAEKIIIEVNSWQSEELEGMADIYRINKLPNRQPIPITEAGQRIGTTYIDIDLSKVVAVVETDAPDRNAPFKPLDETSKQIAGHFLDFLEGEVAAGRLTYDGYVMQSGVGNVPNAVMAGLLDSKFENIKAYTEVIQDGMVDLIDAGKMSVASATSFSLSPEYAERMNAEAKNYAQKIILRPQQISNHPEVVRRLGLICTNGLIEADIYGNVNSTNVTGSRMMNGVGGSADFTRNGFISSFITPSVAKNGDISAFVPFVSHVDHTEQDVKVLISEYGYADLRGLAPRQRVEKIIAIAHPDYRPLLQDYYDRALAFAKEKKIMQTPHLLGEALSFHQRFQETGSMKK from the coding sequence ATGTCTGATCGTATTGCGAACGCTCAGCTTCGTGGCAAGGTTATGTCGGCTGAAGAGGCTGCGCAGTTTGTCAATCACGGTGACAAAGTAGGCGTGTCCGGATTCACCGGCGCTGGTTACCCGAAGGCTTTGCCTACTGCTATCGCCGAGCGTGCTAAAGAAGCACACGCGCGTGGCGACGAATACATGATCGACCTATTCACCGGTGCATCCACCGCACCAGATTGCGATGGCGTGCTCGCAGAGGCTGACGCGCTGCGCTTCCGCACCCCCTACCAGTCCGATCCGATCTTGCGTTCCAAGATTAACGACGGCACCACGCTGTATGCCGACTACCACCTCTCCGAGTCCGGCATCTACGTTGAGCAGGGCTTCTTTGGGCAGATGAACGTTGCCATCGTTGAGGCAGTTCGCATCACCGAAGAGGGCCACATCGTGCCATCCTCCTCAGTGGGTAACAACGTGGAATACCTCGACAACGCCGAGAAGATCATCATCGAGGTCAACTCTTGGCAGTCCGAGGAACTCGAAGGCATGGCGGATATCTACCGCATAAACAAGCTGCCTAACCGACAGCCGATCCCGATTACCGAGGCAGGCCAGCGAATCGGCACCACCTACATCGACATCGACCTGTCCAAGGTTGTTGCCGTCGTAGAAACCGATGCCCCCGACCGAAACGCACCATTTAAGCCACTGGATGAAACCTCTAAGCAGATCGCAGGCCACTTCCTCGACTTCCTCGAAGGCGAAGTCGCAGCAGGACGCTTGACTTACGACGGCTACGTGATGCAGTCCGGCGTGGGTAACGTGCCAAATGCTGTGATGGCAGGTCTGTTGGACTCCAAGTTTGAAAACATCAAGGCCTACACTGAGGTCATCCAAGACGGCATGGTCGACCTAATCGACGCAGGCAAGATGAGCGTTGCTTCCGCAACCTCCTTCTCGTTGTCCCCTGAGTACGCAGAGCGTATGAACGCAGAAGCAAAGAACTACGCCCAGAAGATCATTCTGCGTCCACAGCAGATCTCTAACCACCCAGAGGTCGTTCGCCGTCTCGGCCTTATCTGCACCAACGGACTTATCGAGGCCGATATCTACGGCAACGTCAACTCCACTAACGTCACCGGCTCCCGCATGATGAACGGCGTCGGCGGATCCGCAGACTTCACCCGCAACGGCTTTATCAGCTCCTTTATCACCCCATCGGTTGCCAAGAACGGCGACATCTCCGCATTCGTGCCATTCGTCTCCCACGTCGACCACACAGAGCAAGACGTCAAGGTTCTCATCTCCGAGTACGGTTACGCCGACCTGCGTGGACTGGCACCACGTCAGCGTGTAGAAAAGATCATCGCAATCGCACACCCTGACTACCGACCACTCCTGCAGGACTACTACGATCGCGCCCTGGCATTTGCCAAGGAAAAGAAGATCATGCAGACCCCACACCTGCTGGGCGAAGCACTGAGCTTCCACCAGCGTTTCCAAGAGACTGGTTCCATGAAGAAGTAA
- a CDS encoding LmeA family phospholipid-binding protein — protein MHTDSDPRARRRSAHALLITIIMFIAVGLILWAIDAAIAARAEHRISQAVRSNAQLDQNPGVYVGGAPYTAALITGKVPELSVNVSDVEVADFGLLVAGTSVTDLRLNPSDVLSGSVDGAKAQLVSRNVGFDGVAVGKQLGIDDLDLSNPYDISPSGTNSSEVQLRGTPRDFHSSVTVQADLRLKGEDFFLTPTTVMDRGDNTASDDEILAAFAWTLNTRTLPINAQASYVYFSGGTIRFEAQERNVTLHLEDLSPLRSTNNKVVVE, from the coding sequence GTGCACACCGACTCCGACCCCCGAGCGCGCCGTCGTAGCGCCCACGCCCTACTCATCACCATCATCATGTTCATCGCAGTTGGCCTGATCCTGTGGGCTATCGACGCAGCCATCGCCGCGCGAGCCGAACACCGCATCTCCCAAGCGGTCCGCAGCAACGCACAGCTCGATCAAAACCCAGGTGTATATGTGGGCGGAGCACCTTATACTGCGGCGCTGATTACAGGAAAAGTCCCAGAACTATCCGTCAACGTCTCCGACGTAGAAGTAGCAGACTTCGGCCTGCTGGTTGCTGGAACCTCAGTCACCGACCTCAGACTCAACCCCAGCGACGTACTCAGCGGTTCCGTAGACGGCGCAAAAGCACAGCTCGTATCGCGCAACGTCGGATTCGATGGTGTAGCCGTAGGAAAACAGCTAGGAATCGACGACCTCGACCTATCCAACCCCTACGACATCTCCCCCTCCGGTACCAACTCCAGCGAAGTTCAACTTCGCGGCACCCCTCGTGATTTTCACAGCTCTGTGACTGTACAGGCAGACTTACGCCTTAAAGGCGAAGATTTCTTCCTCACCCCCACCACTGTCATGGACCGTGGCGATAACACCGCCAGCGATGACGAAATCCTTGCAGCTTTTGCTTGGACACTCAATACCCGCACCCTGCCCATTAACGCCCAAGCAAGCTACGTGTATTTCTCTGGTGGCACCATCCGATTCGAAGCTCAAGAACGCAACGTGACCCTTCACCTTGAAGACCTCTCGCCGCTGCGCTCCACCAACAACAAAGTGGTTGTGGAATAA
- the purM gene encoding phosphoribosylformylglycinamidine cyclo-ligase: MTEKNDNVSYAAAGVDIEAGDKAVELFAPLAKKATRPEVRGGLGGFAGLFALGKYREPLLAAGSDGVGTKLAIAQAMDKHDTIGIDLVAMCVDDLVVCGAEPLFLQDYIVIGKVVPEHVAQIVSGIAEGCIQAGCALLGGETAEHPGVMEPEHYDVSATAVGVVEADEVLGPDRVRNGDIVIAMASSGLHSNGYSLARHVLLEKAGLPLDGHMEEFDRTLGEELLEPTKIYTKDCLALADECEVHTFCHVTGGGLAGNLARVIPEGLTAELSRATWTPGQIFRTIETIGQVPQVEMEKTFNMGVGMVAVVAPKDRDRALAILTARHIDAWELGTVRATEGEEPSVILTGNHPGY; this comes from the coding sequence ATGACGGAAAAGAACGACAACGTTTCCTACGCCGCCGCAGGCGTGGATATTGAGGCCGGCGATAAAGCTGTTGAGCTTTTCGCCCCTCTAGCCAAGAAAGCAACTCGCCCAGAGGTTCGCGGCGGCCTCGGCGGATTCGCCGGCCTATTCGCGCTTGGTAAGTACCGTGAGCCATTGCTCGCGGCCGGTTCCGATGGCGTGGGTACCAAGCTGGCTATCGCCCAGGCAATGGACAAGCACGACACCATTGGTATCGACCTCGTTGCCATGTGCGTGGACGACCTCGTTGTCTGTGGCGCGGAGCCACTGTTCCTGCAGGACTACATCGTCATCGGCAAGGTTGTACCTGAGCACGTGGCACAAATTGTCTCCGGCATCGCCGAGGGCTGCATCCAGGCTGGTTGTGCATTGCTCGGTGGCGAAACCGCAGAACACCCAGGCGTGATGGAGCCTGAGCATTACGACGTCTCCGCAACCGCCGTGGGCGTTGTCGAAGCAGATGAGGTCCTCGGCCCAGACCGCGTGCGCAACGGCGACATCGTGATCGCTATGGCATCGTCTGGTCTGCATTCCAACGGCTACTCCTTGGCTCGCCACGTCTTGCTAGAAAAGGCCGGTTTGCCTCTCGACGGCCACATGGAGGAGTTCGACCGCACCCTGGGTGAGGAGCTGCTCGAGCCAACCAAGATCTACACCAAGGACTGCTTGGCGCTTGCCGACGAGTGCGAAGTACACACCTTCTGCCACGTCACCGGTGGCGGTTTGGCCGGCAACTTGGCTCGCGTTATCCCAGAAGGCCTTACCGCAGAGCTTTCTCGTGCCACCTGGACCCCTGGCCAGATCTTCCGCACCATTGAGACCATCGGACAGGTCCCTCAGGTTGAGATGGAAAAGACCTTCAACATGGGCGTGGGCATGGTTGCTGTTGTTGCTCCGAAGGATCGCGATCGTGCACTAGCTATCTTGACTGCTCGTCACATTGACGCGTGGGAGCTGGGTACCGTGCGCGCTACCGAGGGCGAAGAACCATCGGTCATCCTGACGGGTAACCACCCAGGCTACTAA
- a CDS encoding diacylglycerol/lipid kinase family protein yields the protein MRALIINNPNSTTQSVEMFRHVIPTLRAVPGLELRAQMTHYAGHARHMCKNLTVEDYDVVIAVGGDGTVNEVINGLLGDLPTSPPALAVIPTGSANVFARALGFPADPAHAAEVLADALHRGSKRRINLGKWGSQWFAVNAGFGIDADVIAAVERVRRRGFAATPLRYAHAAIRSWLKLHRHTPRMSVRAINRKGEEFVYDDLPIVVASNTNPWTFLGPLPVVTNPRNSFDLGLSLWAITDLRGIGGVASMAHLVGIGHNKVIADVLQRRTLMFDDATEVSIVCHENQRFQADGEYVGQFDGVTLKAVADAIEVYAPTEPVKPTPLSMLKVGLSFFDPRL from the coding sequence GTGCGCGCCCTTATTATTAACAACCCGAACTCAACGACGCAGTCCGTTGAGATGTTTCGGCATGTGATTCCCACACTGCGCGCAGTGCCTGGTCTTGAGCTTCGTGCCCAGATGACCCACTATGCGGGACATGCTCGACATATGTGTAAAAACCTCACCGTAGAGGATTATGACGTGGTCATCGCCGTGGGCGGTGATGGCACGGTTAATGAGGTCATTAATGGACTGCTTGGCGATCTACCTACGTCCCCACCGGCGTTAGCGGTGATCCCTACTGGCTCGGCGAACGTGTTTGCCCGTGCATTGGGTTTTCCTGCAGATCCGGCCCATGCTGCTGAGGTATTGGCAGATGCCTTGCATAGGGGAAGCAAGCGGCGGATCAATTTAGGCAAGTGGGGTAGTCAGTGGTTTGCGGTCAATGCGGGCTTTGGCATTGATGCCGATGTGATCGCTGCAGTGGAAAGAGTGCGTCGTCGCGGCTTTGCGGCTACTCCGCTGCGTTATGCTCACGCTGCGATTCGCTCGTGGCTGAAGCTGCACCGGCACACGCCTCGGATGAGCGTGCGGGCCATCAACCGCAAGGGTGAGGAATTCGTGTATGACGATCTCCCCATTGTGGTTGCGTCTAATACCAATCCTTGGACGTTTTTAGGGCCGCTGCCTGTGGTGACCAATCCGCGTAATTCTTTTGATTTGGGGTTGAGCCTGTGGGCGATTACCGATTTACGCGGTATTGGCGGTGTGGCATCGATGGCACACCTTGTGGGTATTGGCCACAATAAGGTCATTGCCGATGTGTTGCAGCGGCGTACCTTGATGTTTGATGATGCCACCGAGGTCAGCATCGTGTGCCACGAGAACCAGCGCTTCCAAGCTGATGGCGAATATGTTGGCCAGTTTGATGGGGTGACGTTAAAAGCGGTGGCGGACGCTATTGAGGTTTATGCGCCGACAGAGCCGGTGAAACCAACTCCATTATCCATGCTCAAAGTGGGGTTGAGCTTCTTCGATCCACGCTTGTGA
- the mshD gene encoding mycothiol synthase, with protein MKMIETSLATTSVALRDRVDEIIVAATRADGIAPLSESFLNGLRREDDGHVHYCVTDSDGLVVGIAAQDAESAEVVVHPECRRQDYGSFLIRHLMSKGVKNVWAHGDGSGARAVAKALHLVQSRQLLVMAVEGEQLAESAQLQVPNGFRVLALNEAYESIPDIEQQWLRVNNEAFEWHPEQGGWDSARLAKTRDASWFRESDVLFLIDTAKRTVAGFHWTKRHGDLEEGADGEVYVVGLGSAYRRRGLGDLLIRMGLHHLEYEKARRVILYVEGDNQSARRAYDALGFHVTESHVTYSPQPSL; from the coding sequence ATGAAGATGATTGAAACGTCCTTAGCTACGACCTCGGTAGCGCTTCGTGATCGAGTAGATGAGATTATTGTGGCGGCTACCCGTGCTGATGGTATCGCCCCGTTGTCGGAGAGCTTTCTTAATGGGCTACGGCGGGAAGACGATGGGCATGTTCATTATTGTGTGACGGATAGCGACGGTCTGGTTGTGGGGATAGCAGCTCAGGATGCTGAGAGTGCTGAGGTGGTTGTCCACCCAGAGTGCCGACGTCAGGATTATGGCAGCTTCCTTATCCGGCACCTTATGTCCAAGGGGGTGAAAAATGTGTGGGCTCACGGTGACGGCTCTGGTGCGCGTGCGGTGGCGAAGGCGCTGCACCTAGTTCAGAGCAGGCAGCTTCTTGTGATGGCTGTTGAGGGGGAACAGTTGGCGGAGTCTGCGCAGTTGCAGGTTCCTAATGGTTTTAGGGTGTTGGCCTTGAATGAGGCCTATGAGAGTATTCCGGATATTGAGCAGCAATGGTTGCGGGTAAACAATGAGGCGTTTGAGTGGCATCCTGAGCAGGGCGGTTGGGATAGCGCCAGGTTGGCTAAGACGCGCGATGCGTCGTGGTTCCGCGAATCGGATGTGTTGTTTCTTATCGATACCGCCAAGCGCACTGTTGCCGGCTTCCACTGGACGAAACGCCACGGTGATCTGGAAGAAGGCGCCGATGGCGAGGTGTACGTTGTGGGCCTAGGAAGCGCTTATCGACGCCGCGGCCTGGGGGACCTGTTAATCCGCATGGGTTTGCACCACTTGGAATATGAGAAGGCTCGCCGCGTCATTCTCTATGTGGAAGGCGATAATCAGTCGGCGCGCAGAGCATACGATGCTCTTGGTTTCCACGTGACGGAGTCTCATGTGACGTATTCTCCGCAGCCCTCCTTATAA
- the phoU gene encoding phosphate signaling complex protein PhoU, producing MRTTYREHLDAFAQDLITMCDTVAAVVEGASTGLLEGSLQSAQHALSLSDELDEVKNRATKRAVQLLSLEAPVARDLRQIVSSIYIIEDFDRMASLAMHIASMARRRHPDLVVPEPIRGYFHEMARLCSEMSDKTRSVLVDPDADVAIVLAADDDAIDDIHEHIMTLLTKKEWPFSARAAVEVTLLARYYERFADHTVNVAAQIVYLTTGLMPEEYKKKRDDGFEPDEMEARFAQLEEQFANYDWPKPAD from the coding sequence ATGCGTACAACGTATCGAGAGCATCTAGACGCATTTGCACAAGATCTGATCACCATGTGCGACACCGTTGCCGCCGTGGTGGAGGGGGCGTCGACAGGCCTGCTGGAAGGATCACTACAATCCGCCCAGCACGCGCTCTCCCTCTCCGATGAGCTCGACGAAGTAAAAAACCGCGCCACCAAACGCGCCGTCCAACTTCTCAGCCTCGAAGCACCCGTCGCCCGCGACCTCCGCCAAATTGTTTCCTCGATCTACATCATCGAGGACTTCGACCGCATGGCTTCCCTAGCCATGCACATCGCCAGCATGGCACGACGCCGCCACCCCGACCTCGTCGTCCCAGAGCCTATCCGCGGATACTTCCACGAAATGGCACGGCTGTGCTCCGAAATGTCAGACAAAACCCGCAGCGTCCTTGTCGACCCCGACGCAGACGTTGCCATCGTGCTCGCCGCCGACGACGATGCCATCGACGACATCCACGAACACATCATGACGCTTCTGACCAAGAAGGAATGGCCGTTTTCCGCCCGCGCTGCTGTCGAGGTCACCTTGCTCGCCCGCTACTACGAGCGCTTTGCCGACCACACCGTCAACGTGGCCGCACAAATCGTGTACCTCACCACGGGGCTTATGCCTGAGGAATACAAAAAGAAGCGTGACGACGGCTTCGAGCCCGACGAGATGGAAGCCCGCTTTGCACAACTAGAAGAGCAATTCGCCAACTACGACTGGCCCAAACCAGCCGATTAA
- a CDS encoding FABP family protein: MSEHTNDEVQPTALSGNDAVNRAAEQWKESAHRNIPGLGDLPIPDDTANLREGPNLHDGLLALLPLVGVWRGTGHADTAEDGQYAFGQQITFAHDGENYLTYESRIWKLDNEGNSTDLDYRESGFWRISLKDEIEVVLTHSTGVAEIFYGEPMNERAWQIESASTMVTAQGPATLGPGKRLYGLMPNNNLGWVDERMVDGEMRPRMSAELSRVIG, from the coding sequence ATGAGTGAACACACCAACGATGAAGTACAGCCCACCGCGCTCAGCGGTAACGACGCAGTTAACCGTGCTGCCGAGCAGTGGAAAGAATCCGCGCACCGTAACATCCCAGGCCTAGGCGACCTACCTATCCCTGATGACACCGCCAACCTTCGCGAGGGTCCTAACCTTCACGACGGTCTGCTCGCGCTACTTCCACTCGTTGGCGTATGGCGCGGTACCGGACACGCGGACACCGCCGAAGATGGCCAGTACGCATTTGGCCAGCAGATTACCTTCGCTCACGACGGCGAAAACTACCTCACCTACGAGTCGCGTATCTGGAAGCTTGACAACGAAGGCAACTCCACCGATTTAGATTACCGCGAGTCCGGTTTCTGGCGCATTAGCCTCAAAGACGAAATCGAAGTAGTACTCACGCACTCCACTGGTGTAGCCGAGATCTTCTACGGCGAGCCAATGAACGAGCGCGCATGGCAGATTGAATCCGCCTCCACCATGGTGACCGCTCAAGGACCAGCTACTCTCGGCCCTGGCAAGCGTCTCTACGGCTTGATGCCAAACAACAACCTAGGTTGGGTAGATGAGCGCATGGTCGATGGCGAGATGCGTCCCCGGATGTCCGCAGAACTTTCCCGCGTGATCGGTTAA
- the ygfZ gene encoding CAF17-like 4Fe-4S cluster assembly/insertion protein YgfZ, producing the protein MSLPGAAEPQGGNEIPEYTGVAWHYGDPLVEQRYFERSGGFVDRSHRGVLCVSGEDAAVFLNNLLSQKLTDLPSLWAGEALDLDIQGHIVHHMEIIAAEGVFYVHVPAAQLESLHTFLTRMIFWSKVAIEVTDAAVISVISARNLDALIDAPLPEALAISPVVDFSLPRRDVVVPRASLMAVAATLQERGFHPAGMMAYTAARVRSLQPAMSLDMDATTIPHEAASLIGRDEHIGAVHLNKGCYRGQETVGRVENLGRSPRVLVMVLIDGSAPEQPRPATPLTVGGRTVGFLGTVVDDFELGPIGLAVVKRSALKSATLQAGDDVALSIDPDSLPHDEGEKAGRAAINKLRGL; encoded by the coding sequence TTGAGCCTGCCCGGTGCAGCTGAGCCTCAAGGCGGCAACGAGATTCCCGAATACACCGGTGTTGCTTGGCACTATGGTGACCCCCTAGTCGAGCAGCGTTATTTTGAACGCAGCGGCGGATTTGTTGATCGTTCGCATCGCGGCGTGCTCTGCGTCAGCGGCGAGGATGCAGCAGTTTTTTTGAATAATTTGCTGTCTCAAAAGCTCACTGATCTTCCTTCCTTGTGGGCTGGCGAGGCTCTTGATCTTGATATCCAAGGCCATATTGTCCATCACATGGAGATCATCGCTGCAGAGGGCGTGTTCTACGTACATGTTCCCGCGGCTCAGTTGGAATCCTTGCACACCTTTTTAACACGCATGATCTTTTGGTCGAAGGTCGCTATTGAGGTGACAGATGCGGCAGTAATTAGCGTTATCAGTGCTCGCAATCTTGATGCGCTTATCGACGCTCCCCTCCCCGAGGCATTAGCAATAAGTCCTGTCGTAGATTTTTCGTTGCCGCGTCGCGACGTGGTGGTTCCACGTGCCAGCCTTATGGCAGTAGCTGCTACTTTGCAAGAGCGTGGTTTCCATCCTGCTGGCATGATGGCTTATACCGCGGCACGAGTTCGTTCCCTCCAACCAGCGATGAGTTTGGACATGGATGCCACAACGATTCCTCACGAGGCGGCTTCGTTGATTGGGCGCGACGAGCACATCGGCGCGGTGCACCTAAATAAAGGGTGCTATCGCGGTCAAGAGACGGTGGGACGCGTAGAAAATCTGGGGCGTTCGCCACGAGTGCTCGTCATGGTACTTATCGACGGCTCCGCGCCGGAGCAGCCTCGGCCCGCAACGCCGCTTACCGTTGGTGGACGCACCGTGGGGTTCTTGGGCACCGTGGTGGATGATTTCGAGCTCGGCCCCATTGGTCTTGCGGTAGTGAAGCGTTCTGCGTTGAAGTCTGCCACTTTGCAAGCTGGCGACGATGTGGCGCTGAGTATTGACCCCGATTCTCTGCCACACGACGAAGGAGAGAAAGCTGGACGCGCAGCAATCAACAAATTGCGTGGACTGTAA
- a CDS encoding DUF3073 domain-containing protein, with protein sequence MGRGRAKAKQTKVARQLKYNTPDMDLDSLQRELAQKSPSSSKSHSDSYVDDYEDVADKYADYGDWEEK encoded by the coding sequence ATGGGTCGCGGTCGCGCGAAGGCTAAACAGACCAAGGTTGCACGCCAGCTTAAGTACAACACGCCAGATATGGATTTGGACTCTCTGCAAAGGGAGCTGGCCCAGAAGTCCCCAAGTTCGAGCAAGAGCCACTCTGACTCTTATGTGGATGACTATGAGGACGTAGCCGACAAGTACGCCGATTATGGCGACTGGGAAGAAAAGTAG
- a CDS encoding aminodeoxychorismate lyase — translation MATDTSSPKHEPIIIAVEPYGGSVRDHSPLLPLVYWDDAAVTRGDGVFETILFRHGRACNLERHAQRFRDSAALLDLPEPRLDHWLHATSMAVEKWFQRSERDAKCVWTYTRGRASTGHPSAWLTITAVPDSIFEQREKGVRVMTTPRGYHIDTSNAVPWVVIGAKTLNYASNMAALRWAKKEGFDDVIFIEESRILEGATSTVVTFRGNKIRSPFPGGDVLPGTTQAALFDHATAQGWNCKLKDMDEVYLTEKADSVWLISSVRGATRVRRINDTKLPRPDNESEIRELIEAALTAP, via the coding sequence ATGGCGACAGACACGTCTTCACCTAAGCATGAGCCGATCATCATTGCCGTTGAGCCCTATGGTGGATCGGTGCGCGATCACAGCCCCCTTCTGCCCTTGGTGTACTGGGACGATGCGGCAGTAACGCGTGGCGATGGCGTGTTTGAGACGATCCTGTTCCGACACGGTCGCGCATGCAATTTAGAACGCCACGCGCAGCGTTTTCGTGACTCAGCGGCGTTGTTGGATTTGCCAGAGCCTCGCCTAGACCACTGGCTGCATGCCACATCGATGGCGGTAGAGAAATGGTTTCAGCGCTCGGAGCGAGACGCCAAATGCGTATGGACGTACACCCGTGGGCGTGCCAGCACCGGACATCCCTCGGCGTGGCTCACCATTACAGCGGTGCCGGATTCTATCTTTGAACAGCGGGAAAAAGGCGTGCGTGTAATGACTACCCCACGTGGCTATCACATCGACACCAGCAACGCGGTGCCTTGGGTGGTCATCGGAGCTAAAACGCTGAACTACGCCTCAAATATGGCTGCCTTGCGGTGGGCGAAAAAAGAAGGCTTTGACGACGTCATCTTCATCGAAGAAAGTCGCATATTAGAAGGAGCCACTTCAACCGTGGTGACATTCCGCGGAAATAAAATCCGTAGTCCTTTCCCCGGTGGCGACGTGTTGCCAGGCACCACCCAAGCAGCGCTTTTTGATCACGCCACTGCCCAAGGCTGGAACTGCAAACTCAAAGACATGGACGAGGTGTACCTCACTGAAAAAGCCGATAGTGTGTGGCTGATTAGCTCCGTTCGAGGAGCCACGAGGGTGCGACGGATAAATGACACAAAACTGCCCCGACCAGACAACGAATCTGAGATTCGCGAGCTGATCGAGGCAGCACTGACAGCACCGTAG
- the dusB gene encoding tRNA dihydrouridine synthase DusB produces MTLTIGSLALDSVVALAPMAGVTNIAFRTLCREQELERTGTVSGLYICEMITARALVERNEKTLHMTTFGPQEDIRSLQLYTVDPEYTYKAAKMIAENNMADHIDMNFGCPVPKVTKRGGGSALPYKRRLFGNIVAAAVKGVEGTDIPVTVKFRMGIDDDHLTYLDAGRIAAEEGAAAVTLHARTAAERYSGDAHWDAIGTLKNHMRDSGIPVLGNGDIFKAEDAKAMLDASGCDGVVVGRGCLGRPWLFAGISAALRGEELPPEPTLGEVTRIIYRHAELLAEHDGEKKACRDMRKHMGWYMRGFPVGGEFRGALARINSLAELREVLAPFADSDALAADADSARGRQGSPAKVALPDGWLDDPDDATVPEGAEIMHSGG; encoded by the coding sequence GTGACTTTGACGATCGGCTCCCTAGCACTCGACTCCGTAGTAGCGCTTGCCCCCATGGCAGGCGTTACCAACATTGCGTTTCGCACCCTGTGCAGAGAACAAGAACTAGAACGCACCGGAACCGTGTCGGGACTCTACATCTGCGAGATGATCACCGCTCGCGCCCTTGTAGAACGCAACGAGAAAACCCTCCACATGACCACCTTCGGCCCGCAAGAGGACATCCGCTCCTTGCAGCTGTACACAGTCGACCCCGAATACACTTACAAAGCCGCCAAGATGATCGCTGAGAACAACATGGCCGACCACATCGACATGAACTTTGGCTGCCCCGTCCCCAAGGTAACCAAACGCGGTGGCGGATCCGCACTACCTTATAAACGTCGACTATTTGGCAACATCGTCGCAGCGGCCGTCAAAGGTGTCGAAGGAACCGACATCCCCGTCACCGTAAAATTCCGCATGGGCATTGATGACGACCACCTCACCTACCTCGATGCCGGACGCATCGCCGCCGAAGAAGGTGCCGCAGCCGTTACCTTGCACGCCCGCACCGCAGCAGAGCGATACTCTGGCGACGCCCACTGGGACGCTATCGGTACCCTCAAAAATCACATGCGCGACTCCGGGATCCCCGTCCTTGGCAACGGCGACATCTTCAAAGCAGAAGACGCCAAAGCCATGCTCGACGCCTCCGGCTGCGACGGCGTTGTCGTCGGACGCGGCTGCCTCGGCCGCCCCTGGCTATTCGCAGGAATCTCCGCAGCCCTGCGCGGCGAAGAACTCCCCCCAGAACCCACCCTGGGAGAAGTCACCCGCATCATCTACCGTCACGCAGAGTTGCTCGCCGAGCACGACGGCGAAAAGAAAGCCTGCCGCGATATGCGCAAACACATGGGCTGGTACATGCGCGGGTTCCCCGTCGGCGGTGAATTCCGCGGAGCACTCGCTAGGATCAACTCGCTTGCCGAGCTTCGCGAGGTTCTCGCACCCTTCGCAGACTCCGATGCACTCGCAGCCGATGCCGATAGCGCCCGCGGCCGCCAAGGCTCACCCGCTAAAGTTGCACTCCCCGACGGCTGGCTCGACGACCCCGACGACGCCACGGTGCCCGAAGGCGCAGAGATCATGCACTCCGGCGGATAA